From Cognatishimia activa, one genomic window encodes:
- a CDS encoding TrkH family potassium uptake protein, with the protein MIRALQNMPLLLQFTAIAGVAMLLPSIYALRLEEFHIARSFLYSGVLTLFVTSLIAVAVRAEKDDEVRLQRYLFALFAAYTILPIALAFPFYEALGTTSFLNAYLEMVSCLTTTGFVLFEDPGRLSPALHLWRAIVGWMGGLMMWVAAVAVFSPLSLGGYEVSARSDFDQFNEHGQRLGRLDAGRRWRRTALHLVPVYVGLTLVLWILLMVIGERSLTAMTHAMSVMATSGISNVGGIQEASTGLAGEILVFLFLFFALSRKTFATELGATRREKLFDDPEFRFAIFLVLVVPTLLLLRHWFGAIDVDEEFNLTAAFKAAWGSIFTVLSFLSTTGFESADWQTAQNWSGLSTPGLILLGLSMIGGGVATTAGGVKLLRVYALYLQGLREMERLVHPSSVSASGSKTRRIRRQGALIAWVFFMLFALSMAAVTLMLTGLGIGFQDGLVLAISALSTTGPLAQAAVQSPIEILSEAAGVKIVLCAAMVLGRLETLAIIALLSPNLWRN; encoded by the coding sequence ATGATACGTGCGCTTCAAAACATGCCGCTTCTGTTGCAGTTCACTGCAATTGCAGGGGTGGCGATGCTCCTGCCAAGCATCTATGCGCTGCGGCTTGAAGAGTTCCATATTGCGCGGAGTTTCCTCTATAGCGGTGTGCTGACGCTTTTTGTGACCAGTTTGATTGCGGTTGCCGTCAGAGCCGAAAAGGACGACGAAGTACGTCTGCAGCGCTACCTATTTGCGCTTTTTGCGGCCTATACCATTCTGCCCATCGCGCTGGCCTTCCCATTTTATGAAGCACTTGGCACGACCAGTTTTCTGAATGCCTATCTGGAAATGGTGAGCTGCCTGACCACAACAGGTTTTGTACTCTTTGAAGACCCCGGACGCTTGTCGCCAGCCTTGCATCTGTGGCGCGCCATTGTGGGCTGGATGGGGGGCCTGATGATGTGGGTCGCAGCGGTAGCGGTATTTTCTCCTCTTAGTCTAGGTGGATATGAGGTTTCTGCGCGATCCGACTTTGATCAATTTAATGAACACGGTCAAAGACTTGGTCGCCTTGATGCAGGGCGCCGCTGGCGCCGAACGGCTTTGCATCTGGTACCGGTCTATGTCGGGCTGACTCTGGTGCTTTGGATTTTGCTGATGGTGATCGGGGAGCGTTCCCTGACAGCCATGACCCACGCTATGTCGGTCATGGCAACCAGTGGCATTTCAAATGTTGGCGGTATTCAAGAAGCCTCCACTGGCTTGGCAGGTGAAATCCTTGTTTTCCTGTTTTTGTTTTTTGCGCTCTCCCGAAAGACCTTTGCTACAGAGCTCGGAGCGACACGGCGCGAAAAGCTGTTTGACGATCCTGAGTTCCGCTTTGCGATTTTTCTGGTCCTCGTGGTTCCAACTTTGCTTTTGCTGAGACATTGGTTTGGTGCAATCGATGTGGATGAAGAGTTTAATCTGACAGCGGCCTTCAAAGCGGCCTGGGGCTCGATTTTCACTGTCCTGAGCTTCCTTTCAACCACCGGATTTGAAAGTGCGGATTGGCAAACCGCGCAAAACTGGTCCGGTCTAAGCACTCCGGGGCTGATTTTGCTGGGACTTTCCATGATCGGTGGGGGCGTGGCGACGACGGCGGGCGGTGTGAAGCTCTTGCGCGTTTACGCGCTTTATCTACAAGGCCTTCGCGAAATGGAGCGTTTGGTACACCCCAGCTCTGTATCCGCATCCGGCAGTAAAACACGACGTATCCGGCGTCAGGGAGCCCTGATTGCATGGGTCTTTTTTATGCTCTTTGCGCTTTCTATGGCAGCTGTGACCCTCATGCTGACCGGGCTGGGTATCGGCTTTCAAGACGGTTTGGTCTTGGCCATTTCAGCCCTTTCAACAACTGGTCCCCTTGCACAGGCCGCTGTTCAAAGCCCAATTGAAATTCTTTCTGAAGCGGCTGGCGTTAAAATTGTTCTTTGCGCTGCCATGGTGCTTGGACGCCTTGAAACATTGGCGATCATTGCCCTTCTGTCGCCAAATCTTTGGCGCAACTAG
- the hfq gene encoding RNA chaperone Hfq: MASDRQNLQDAFLNHVRKTKVPVTIFLINGVKLQGVITWFDNFCVLLRRDGQSQLVYKHAISTIMPAQPISLYEGEDAQ; encoded by the coding sequence ATGGCTTCGGATCGACAGAACCTCCAGGACGCATTCCTAAATCACGTACGTAAGACCAAGGTTCCGGTCACAATTTTCCTAATCAACGGTGTAAAACTTCAGGGTGTCATCACTTGGTTTGACAACTTCTGTGTTTTGCTGCGCCGTGATGGGCAAAGCCAGCTTGTTTACAAGCATGCGATCTCTACGATCATGCCTGCGCAGCCGATTAGCTTGTATGAAGGCGAAGACGCCCAATAA
- the hflX gene encoding GTPase HflX produces MEHETHVTRAWVLRPEVKSADQKRDASSALEEAVSLAAALPNLEVVGADVVRLQKIQPGKLFGSGKIEELKARLKAEEVELVLIDGPVTPVQQRNLEKEWKVKLLDRTGLILEIFSDRARTREGVLQVEMAALSYQRTRLVRAWTHLERQRGGLGFVGGPGETQIEADRRAIDDQLVRLRRQLAKVVKTRELHRGARAKVPYPIVALVGYTNAGKSTLFNRVTGAEVLAKDMLFATLDPTMRRLELTDGPEVILSDTVGFISDLPTELVAAFRATLEEVLSADIILHVRDISHPESENQAQDVETILSQLGVNEDIPQLEVWNKIDLLEADDIDAMHAKAARSEDIFSISAITGEGIDLLLTEVSHRLQGDVSIETLNLPFSAGKERAWLFAENIVEGEEQTEEGFDITVKWTARQASKFKTL; encoded by the coding sequence ATGGAACATGAAACGCATGTCACCCGCGCTTGGGTGCTGCGTCCCGAAGTTAAGTCAGCTGATCAAAAACGCGACGCCTCCTCCGCATTGGAAGAGGCGGTTTCGCTTGCGGCCGCTCTGCCCAACTTAGAGGTTGTGGGGGCGGATGTGGTGCGCCTGCAGAAAATTCAGCCGGGCAAACTTTTTGGTTCAGGCAAAATCGAAGAGCTTAAAGCACGTCTGAAGGCTGAAGAGGTTGAGCTTGTTTTGATCGATGGCCCGGTGACGCCGGTACAACAGCGCAATCTGGAAAAGGAATGGAAGGTCAAACTTCTGGACCGGACCGGGTTGATCCTTGAAATTTTCTCGGATCGCGCGCGCACCCGCGAAGGTGTGCTGCAGGTCGAAATGGCGGCCTTGTCGTATCAGCGCACGCGTTTGGTGAGGGCGTGGACCCACTTGGAACGTCAGCGTGGTGGTCTTGGCTTTGTCGGTGGTCCGGGTGAAACACAGATCGAGGCCGACCGTCGTGCGATTGACGATCAACTGGTGCGCCTGCGCCGCCAATTGGCCAAAGTGGTGAAAACCCGCGAATTGCACCGTGGGGCCCGTGCCAAGGTGCCGTATCCGATTGTTGCATTGGTGGGCTATACCAACGCCGGCAAATCCACGCTCTTCAATCGCGTGACAGGTGCCGAAGTCTTGGCCAAAGACATGCTTTTTGCAACGCTGGATCCGACCATGCGTCGCCTGGAACTGACAGATGGCCCTGAAGTTATACTGTCTGACACGGTGGGTTTCATTTCTGACCTGCCAACCGAACTGGTTGCTGCCTTCCGCGCGACTCTGGAGGAAGTGCTATCAGCCGATATCATCCTGCATGTTCGCGATATCTCTCATCCGGAATCCGAAAACCAAGCCCAAGACGTGGAAACCATCCTCAGCCAACTGGGCGTCAACGAGGACATCCCGCAGCTTGAGGTCTGGAACAAAATCGACCTGCTGGAGGCCGATGACATCGACGCAATGCATGCCAAGGCGGCGCGCAGCGAAGACATCTTCTCAATTTCTGCCATCACCGGCGAGGGCATCGATCTGCTGCTGACAGAGGTGTCACATCGATTGCAGGGAGATGTCAGTATCGAGACGCTGAACCTGCCATTCTCCGCAGGGAAAGAACGCGCCTGGCTCTTTGCTGAAAACATCGTTGAAGGTGAAGAGCAGACCGAAGAGGGTTTTGATATCACCGTTAAATGGACCGCGCGTCAGGCGTCGAAATTCAAGACGCTTTAA